One window of the Streptomyces asoensis genome contains the following:
- the infB gene encoding translation initiation factor IF-2: MAKVRVYELAKEFGVESKAVMAKLQELGEFVRSASSTIEAPVVRKLTDAFQGGGKPAPRKAAPRPGAPSPAQSARPGPAAPRPAAPKPPAAQTPAAPAAPAAPSAPAAPSAPAPAASGPRPGPKPAPRPAPAAPEFTAPPAAPAAPAASAAPAQSSGPRPASQGPRPGAPRPGGRPAPGQGQERGDRGDRGDRGQGRPAAAQGQRPGGAGAPRPGGARPSGPRPGNNPFTSGGNAGMARPQAPRPQGAPRPGGPGGAPGAGPRPQGPGGQGGGPRPQSPGGARPSPGGMPRPQGAGPGGPRPGGGPRPNPGMMPQRPAAGPRPGGGPGGRGPGGGGGAGRPGGGGRPGGGGFAGRPAGPGGGARPGGGGGFAGRPGGGGPGGGGGGFGGGGGRPGFGGRPGGPGGRGGTQGAFGRPGGPARRGRKSKRQRRQEYEAMQAPSVGGVMLPRGNGQSVRLSRGASLTDFAEKIGANPASLVGVMMNLGEMVTATQSVSDETLKLLADEMNFVLEIVSPEEEDRELLESFDIEFGEDEGGEEFLVARPPVVTVMGHVDHGKTRLLDTIRKTNVIAGEAGGITQHIGAYQVATEVNGEERRITFIDTPGHEAFTAMRARGAKSTDIAILVVAANDGVMPQTIEALNHAKAADVPIVVAVNKIDVEGADPTKVRGQLTEFGLVAEEYGGDTMFVDISAKQGLNIESLLEAVVLTADASLDLRANPEQDAQGIAIESHLDRGRGAVATVLVQRGTLRVGDTMVVGDAYGRVRAMLDDKGENVEEAGPSTPVLVLGLTNVPGAGDNFLVVDEDRTARQIAEKRAARERNANFARRGVRFSLENLDEALKAGLVQELNLIIKGDASGSVEALESSLLQLDVGEEVDIRVLHRGVGAVTESDIDLATGSDAIVIGFNVRAAGRAAQMAEREGVDVRYYSVIYQAIEEIEAALKGMLKPEYEEVELGTAEIREVFKSSKLGNIAGVLVRSGEVKRNTKARLIRDGKVIAESLTISGLRRFKDDVTEIREGFEGGINLGNFNDIKIDDVIATYEMREKPRV; the protein is encoded by the coding sequence GTGGCTAAGGTCCGGGTATACGAACTCGCCAAGGAGTTCGGGGTGGAGAGCAAGGCCGTCATGGCCAAGCTCCAGGAACTCGGTGAATTCGTCCGTTCGGCGTCTTCGACCATCGAAGCGCCCGTTGTCCGCAAACTGACAGACGCCTTCCAGGGCGGCGGCAAGCCCGCCCCGCGCAAGGCAGCCCCCAGGCCCGGCGCGCCTTCCCCGGCGCAGTCGGCCCGTCCGGGCCCGGCCGCACCGCGGCCGGCCGCCCCCAAGCCTCCCGCGGCGCAGACGCCCGCGGCTCCGGCGGCCCCCGCCGCCCCGTCGGCTCCGGCCGCCCCGTCGGCCCCCGCGCCGGCGGCTTCCGGCCCGCGTCCGGGTCCCAAGCCCGCGCCGCGTCCCGCGCCGGCCGCCCCGGAGTTCACCGCTCCGCCGGCCGCTCCGGCTGCTCCGGCCGCCTCGGCCGCTCCGGCCCAGTCGTCCGGCCCGAGGCCGGCCTCCCAGGGTCCGCGCCCCGGCGCGCCCCGTCCCGGTGGCCGTCCCGCGCCCGGTCAGGGCCAGGAGCGCGGTGACCGTGGTGACCGCGGTGACCGCGGTCAGGGTCGTCCGGCCGCCGCGCAGGGCCAGCGCCCCGGTGGCGCCGGTGCCCCGCGTCCGGGCGGTGCCCGTCCGTCGGGTCCGCGTCCGGGCAACAACCCCTTCACGTCCGGCGGCAACGCCGGTATGGCGCGCCCGCAGGCGCCCCGTCCGCAGGGCGCCCCGCGCCCCGGCGGCCCCGGTGGCGCTCCCGGTGCAGGTCCCCGTCCGCAGGGCCCCGGTGGCCAGGGCGGCGGTCCTCGTCCGCAGTCTCCGGGCGGTGCCCGTCCGTCTCCGGGCGGCATGCCCCGCCCGCAGGGCGCAGGCCCCGGCGGTCCGCGTCCCGGCGGCGGTCCGCGTCCCAACCCCGGCATGATGCCGCAGCGTCCCGCTGCCGGCCCGCGTCCCGGCGGCGGCCCCGGCGGCCGCGGTCCGGGCGGTGGCGGCGGTGCGGGTCGTCCCGGCGGCGGCGGTCGTCCCGGTGGCGGCGGCTTCGCAGGTCGTCCGGCCGGTCCCGGTGGCGGCGCCCGTCCCGGTGGCGGCGGCGGTTTCGCCGGTCGTCCCGGTGGCGGTGGCCCCGGCGGCGGTGGCGGCGGCTTCGGTGGCGGCGGTGGCCGTCCCGGATTCGGCGGTCGTCCCGGCGGTCCCGGTGGCCGTGGTGGCACGCAGGGCGCCTTCGGTCGTCCCGGCGGTCCCGCGCGTCGCGGGCGCAAGTCGAAGCGTCAGAGGCGCCAGGAGTACGAGGCCATGCAGGCCCCGTCGGTCGGCGGCGTCATGCTGCCTCGCGGCAACGGACAGTCCGTCCGTCTGTCGCGCGGTGCCTCGCTCACCGACTTCGCGGAGAAGATCGGCGCCAACCCCGCGTCGCTCGTCGGCGTGATGATGAACCTCGGCGAGATGGTCACTGCCACGCAGTCCGTCTCCGACGAGACGCTGAAGCTCCTCGCGGACGAGATGAACTTCGTCCTCGAGATCGTCAGCCCCGAGGAGGAGGACCGCGAGCTGCTCGAGTCCTTCGACATCGAGTTCGGCGAGGACGAGGGTGGCGAGGAGTTCCTCGTCGCGCGTCCGCCGGTCGTGACCGTCATGGGTCACGTCGACCACGGTAAGACCCGACTGCTCGACACCATCCGCAAGACGAACGTCATCGCGGGCGAGGCCGGCGGTATCACGCAGCACATCGGTGCGTACCAGGTCGCCACCGAGGTCAACGGTGAAGAGCGCAGGATCACCTTCATCGACACCCCGGGTCACGAGGCGTTCACCGCCATGCGTGCCCGTGGTGCCAAGTCGACCGACATCGCGATCCTCGTGGTGGCGGCCAACGACGGTGTGATGCCCCAGACGATCGAGGCGCTGAACCACGCCAAGGCGGCCGACGTGCCGATCGTGGTCGCGGTCAACAAGATCGACGTCGAGGGCGCGGACCCGACCAAGGTGCGCGGTCAGCTCACCGAGTTCGGTCTGGTGGCCGAGGAGTACGGCGGCGACACGATGTTCGTCGACATCTCCGCCAAGCAGGGCCTCAACATCGAGAGCCTGCTGGAGGCCGTGGTCCTGACCGCGGACGCCTCGCTCGACCTGCGGGCCAACCCGGAGCAGGACGCGCAGGGCATCGCGATCGAGTCCCACCTCGACCGTGGCCGCGGCGCCGTCGCGACCGTCCTGGTTCAGCGAGGCACCCTGCGGGTCGGCGACACCATGGTGGTCGGCGACGCGTACGGCCGTGTCCGCGCGATGCTCGACGACAAGGGCGAGAACGTGGAAGAGGCGGGTCCCTCGACTCCGGTCCTCGTCCTCGGTCTCACCAACGTCCCGGGCGCCGGCGACAACTTCCTCGTCGTCGACGAGGACCGTACGGCCCGCCAGATCGCCGAGAAGCGTGCCGCTCGTGAGCGGAACGCCAACTTCGCCCGCCGGGGTGTCCGGTTCTCCCTGGAGAACCTGGACGAGGCCCTCAAGGCCGGTCTGGTGCAGGAACTCAACCTCATCATCAAGGGCGACGCGTCCGGTTCGGTGGAGGCTCTCGAGTCCTCGCTGCTCCAGCTCGACGTCGGCGAAGAGGTCGACATCCGCGTCCTGCACCGCGGCGTGGGTGCGGTCACCGAGTCGGACATCGACCTGGCGACCGGCTCCGACGCGATCGTCATCGGCTTCAACGTCCGCGCTGCGGGCCGCGCGGCGCAGATGGCGGAGCGCGAGGGCGTCGACGTCCGGTACTACTCGGTGATCTACCAGGCCATCGAGGAGATCGAGGCGGCCCTGAAGGGCATGCTGAAGCCGGAGTACGAGGAGGTCGAGCTCGGCACGGCGGAGATCCGCGAGGTCTTCAAGTCGTCCAAGCTGGGCAACATCGCCGGTGTCCTGGTCCGCTCGGGCGAGGTCAAGCGCAACACCAAGGCGCGCCTCATCCGCGACGGCAAGGTCATCGCGGAGAGCCTCACCATCTCCGGGCTGCGTCGCTTCAAGGACGACGTCACCGAGATCCGCGAAGGCTTCGAGGGCGGTATCAACCTCGGAAACTTCAACGACATCAAGATCGACGACGTCATCGCGACGTACGAGATGCGGGAGAAGCCGCGGGTGTAA
- the rbfA gene encoding 30S ribosome-binding factor RbfA, giving the protein MADNARAKRLADLIQQVVAQKLQRGIKDPRLGSHVTITDTRVTGDLREATVFYTVYGDDEERAAAAAGLESAKGVLRSEVGRAAGVKFTPTLAFVADALPDNARTIDDLLDKARAADEKVREVSAGAGYAGDADPYKKPGDEDETDDSA; this is encoded by the coding sequence GTGGCCGACAACGCGCGCGCCAAGAGGCTGGCGGACCTCATCCAGCAGGTGGTGGCGCAGAAGCTTCAGCGCGGGATCAAGGACCCGCGTCTCGGCTCCCACGTCACCATCACGGACACCCGGGTGACGGGTGACCTCAGGGAGGCGACGGTCTTCTACACGGTGTACGGGGACGACGAGGAGCGGGCGGCCGCGGCCGCCGGGCTGGAGAGCGCCAAGGGCGTCCTGCGCTCCGAGGTGGGCCGCGCGGCGGGCGTGAAGTTCACGCCGACGCTGGCCTTCGTCGCCGACGCCCTGCCGGACAACGCCCGCACCATCGACGACCTCCTCGACAAGGCGCGTGCCGCCGACGAGAAGGTCCGAGAGGTGTCCGCGGGCGCCGGGTACGCCGGCGATGCCGACCCGTACAAGAAGCCCGGTGACGAGGACGAGACGGACGACTCCGCCTGA
- a CDS encoding DUF503 domain-containing protein: MYVGTLSFDLLLGDVRSLKEKRSVVRPIVAELQRKFAVSAAEVDDQDLHRRTKIGLAVVSGDAEHLTDVLDRCERLVAGRPEVELLSVRRRFHGEDD; encoded by the coding sequence ATGTACGTGGGGACTCTGTCCTTCGACCTGCTCCTCGGCGACGTACGGTCGCTGAAGGAGAAGCGCTCCGTCGTCCGTCCGATCGTCGCCGAGCTCCAGCGCAAGTTCGCGGTGAGCGCGGCCGAGGTGGACGACCAGGACCTCCACCGCAGGACCAAGATCGGTCTCGCCGTGGTCTCCGGTGACGCGGAGCATCTGACCGATGTACTGGACCGGTGCGAACGGCTGGTCGCCGGCCGCCCCGAAGTGGAGCTGCTGTCGGTCAGACGCCGCTTCCACGGCGAAGACGACTGA